TGAGTCTCTGTATATTGTCAGTGTCGGTGCGATTCTGTATATCGTCAGTGTGGGTGAGACTCGTGTATAGTCATTGTTGGTGAGATTCtgtgtatagtcagtgttggtgagactGTATATTgtcagtgttggtgagattctgtgtctcgtcagtgttggtgagattcGGTATATAGTCAATGTTGGTGAGACTGTATATTgtcagtgttggtgagattcTGTGTATAATCATTGTGGGTGAGGTTCTGTATATTGTCAGTGTTGTTGAGGCTCTGTGTATCGTCAGTGTTGATGAGGCTCTGTATATAGTCAGTGTTGGTGTGACTCTGTGTCTCATCAGTGTTGGTGAGACGTGTGCATAGTCAGAGTTGGTGAGGCTCTGCGTATAGTCAGTGTTGATGAGATTCTGTAcatagtcagtgttggtgaggctCTGTGTATAGTCAGTGTTGATGAGATTCtgtgtatagtcagtgttggAGATTTTGTGTGTCGTCAGTGTGGGAGAGACTCCGTATATTGTCAGTGTCGGTGCGATTCTGTATATCGTCAGTGTGGGTGAGAATCgtgtatagtcagtgttggtgagattctgtttatagtcagtgttggtgagattTTGTGTATCATCAGCGTTGGTGAGATTCTGTttatagtcagtgttggtgagattTTGTGTATCGTCAGTGTTGGTGAGGCTCTGTatatagtcagtgttggtgagattTTGTGTATCGTCAGTGTGGTGAGGCTCTGTAtgtagtcagtgttggtgagattctgtgtatagtcagtgttggtgaggctctgtatgtagtcagtgttggtgagactCTGTGTATAGTCAGTGTTATTGAGACTCTGTTTATAGTCAGTGATGGTGAGAGTCTGTATGTTGTCAGTGGTGGTGAGACTGCATATTgtcagtgttggtgagattcTGTGTGTAATCATTGTGGGTGAGATTCTGTttatagtcagtgttggtgaggctctgtgtatagtcagtgatggtgagactctgtgTCTCATCAGTGTTGGTGAGGCTCtgtgtatagtcagtgttggtgaggctCTGTGTATAGTCAGTGATGGTGAGATTCTGTACATAGTCAATGTTGGTGAGCCTCTGTCTATAGTCAGTGAGGGTGAGACtgtgtatagtcagtgttggtgagactCTGTTTCTAATCTGCGTTGGTGAGGCTCTGTGTATCGTCAGTGTTGGTGAGTCTCTGTATATTGTCAGTGTCGGTGCGATTCTGTATATAATCATTGTGGGTAAGGTTCTGTATATTGTCAGTGTTGTTGAGGCTCTGTGTATAGTCAGTGTTGATGAGATTCTGTATGTAGTCAGTGTTGGTGTGGCTCTGTatatagtcagtgttggtgagactCTGTGTCTCATCAGTGTTGGTGAGACGCTGTGTATATTCAGTGTTGTTGATACTCTGTTTATAGTCAGTGTGGATGAGGCTCTGTATATCATCAGTGTTGGTGAGACTTTGTGTATGATCAGTGTTGGTGACATTCTGTgtgtagtcagtgttggtgaggctCTGTGTATAATCAGTGTTGGTGAGAGTCTGTAAATAGTTAGTGTTGGTGAGACTCTGTGTTTAGTCAGTGTTGGAGATTTTGTGTATCGTCAGTGTTGGTGAGGCTCTGTATAgagtcagtgttggtgagattTTGTGTATCGTCAGTGTTGGTGAGGCTCtgtgtatagtcagtgttggtgagattctgtatatagtcagtgttggtgagactCTGTGTACAGTCAGTGTTATTGAGATTCTGTGttagtcagtgttggtgagagTCTGCATATTGTCAGTGTTGTTGAGGCTCTGTGTATAGTCAGTGTTGATGAGATTCtgtgtatagtcagtgttggtgtgcctctgtgtatagtcagtgttggtgcGGCTCCGTatatagtcagtgttggtgagattctgtgtatagtcagtgttggtgaggctCTGTATATTGTCAGTGTCGGTGAGATTCTGTATATAGTCAGTGTTCGTGCGATTCTGTAtgtagtcagtgttggtgagattcTGCGTAGagtcagtgttggtgaggctctgtgtatagtcagtgttggtgacactctgtgtatagtcagtgttggtgagactctgtatgtagtcagtgttggtgaggttctgtgtatagtcagtgttggtgagattctgtatatagtcagtgttggtgaggctCTGTGCATAGTCAGTGTTGATGAGATTCTGTatatagtcagtgttggtgagactctgtatatagtcagtgttggtgagattTTGTGTATCGTCAATGTGGGTGAGGCTCTGTAtgtagtcagtgttggtgagattctgtgtctcgtcagtgttggtgaggctctgtgtacagtcagtgttggtgaggctctgtatatagtcagtgttggtgagattTTGTGTATCGTCAGTGTGGGTGAGGCTCTGTAtgtagtcagtgttggtgagattctgtgtatagtcagtgttggtgacACTCTGTGTACAGTCAGTGTTGGTGACACTCTGTTTAAAGTCAGTGTTGGTAAGGCCCGGTatatagtcagtgttggtgagactTTGTGTATCGTCAGACTTCGTGAGACTCTGTGTATAGTTAGTCTTGGTGAGACTCTGTGTGTAGTCAGTGTCGGTGAGATTCTGTGTATAGTCAGTGTTCGTGCGATTCTGTATATCGTCAGTGTCGGTGAGATTCTGTGTAGAGTCAGTGTTCGCGCGATTCCGTATATCgtcagtgttggtgagattcTGCGTAGagtcagtgttggtgaggctCTGTGTATAGTCACTGTTGGTGACACTCTGTGTATAGTCAGTGTCGGTGAGGCTCtgtgtatagtcagtgttggtgaggctCTGTATATTGTCAGTGTCGGTGAGGCTCtgtgtatagtcagtgttggtgagattctgtgtagagtcagtgttggtgaggctctgtgtatagtcagtgttggtgagattctgtgtatagtcagtgttggtgacactctgtgtacagtcagtgttggtgaggctCTGTATATTGTCAGTGTCGGTGAGGCTCtgtgtatagtcagtgttggtgaggctctgtgtacagtcagtgttggtgagattcTGTATATAGTCATTGTTGGTGAGGCTCtgtgtatagtcagtgttggtgaggtTCTGTGTATCGTCAGTGTTGGTGAGGTTCtgtgtatagtcagtgttggtgagtcTCTGTATATTGTCAGTGTTGTTGAGGCTCTGTGTATAGTCAGTGTTGATGAGATTCTGTATGTAGTCAGTGTTGGTGTGCCTCtgtgtatagtcagtgttggtgcGGCTCCGTatatagtcagtgttggtgagattctgtgtatagtcagtgttggtgagtcGCTGTGTAAAGTCAGTTGTGCTGAGGCTCTGTATATTGTCAGTGTTGGTGAGACTCTGTGTATCATCAGTGTAGGTGAGTCTCTGTATATTGTCAGTGTCGGTGAGATTCTGTGTATATTCAGTGTTGGTGAGGCTCTGTATATTGTCAGTGTTGGTGAGACTCtgtgtatagtcagtgttggtgagattctgtgtatagtcagtgttggtgagacgctgtgtatagtcagtgttggtgagactctgtgtgtagtcagtgttggtgaCACTCTGTTTAAAGTCAGTGTTGGTAAGGCCCGGTatatagtcagtgttggtgagactTTGTGTATCGTCAGACTTCGTGAGACTCTGTGTATAGTTAGTCTTGGTGAGACTCTGTgtgtagtcagtgttggtgagactgtgtatagtcagtgttggtgaggctctgtgtatagtcagtgttggCGAGGTTCtgtgtatagtcagtgttggtgagtctctgtatatagtcagTGTTGGCGAGGTTCTGTGTATAGTCAGTGTTGTTGAGGCTCTGTGCATAGTCAGTGTTGATGAGATTCTGTATGTAGTCAGTGTTGGTGTGCCTCTGTGTATCGTCAGTGTGGGTGAGGCTCTGTatatagtcagtgttggtgagattctgtatatagtcagtgttggtgaggtTCTGTGTATCGTCAGTGTTGGTGAGACACTGTGTATAGTCAGTATTGGTGAGACTCTGTAtgtagtcagtgttggtgagattcTGCATATCGTCAGTATCGGTGAGACTCtgtgtgtagtcagtgttgttgaGACTGATATTGTCAGTGTTGGTGAGACTCTGTGTGTAGTCAATGTTGGTGAGATTCTGTGTATAGTCAGTGTCGGTGAGACTCTGTGCATCGTCAATGTTGGTGAGACTCTGTTTCTAATCTGCGTTGGTGAGGCTCTGTGTATCGTCAGTGTTGGTGAGACTCTGTATATTGTCAGTGTCGGTGCGATTCTGTATATCGTCAGTGTGGGTGAGAATCGTGTATAGTCAGTGTTGCTGAGATTCTGTGTGTAgtcattgatggtgagattctgtaTATAGTCAATGTTGGTGAGACTCGgtgtatagtcagtgttggtgagactCTGTATGGAGTCAGTGTTGGTTAGACTCtgtgtatagtcagtgttggtgagattcGGTTTATAGTCAATGTTGGTGAGACTCTGTGcatagtcagtgttggtgagattcTGTGTATAATCATTGTGGATGAGGTTCTGTATATTGTCAGTGTTGTTGAGGCTCTGTGTATCGTCAGTGTTGATGAGGCTCTGTatatagtcagtgttggtgagattcTGTACATAGTCAGAGTTGGTGAGGCTCTGTGCATAGTCAGTGTTGATGAGATTCTATatatagtcagtgttggtgagactctgtatatagtcagtgttggtgagattTTGTGTATCGTCAATGTGGGTGAGGCTCTGTAtgtagtcagtgttggtgagattctgtgtctcgtcagtgttggtgaggctctgtgtacagtcagtgttggtgaggctctgtatatagtcagtgttggtgagattTTGTGTATCGTCAGTGTGGGTGAGGCTCTGTATGTAGTCAGTGTTGGTGACACTCtgtgtatagtcagtgttggtgaggctCTGTATATTGTCAGTTTCGGTGAGGCTCTGTGTATAGTCAGTATGGTGAGGCTCTGTatatagtcagtgttggtgagattTTGTGTATCGTCAGTGTGGGTGAGGCTCTGTAtgtagtcagtgttggtgagattctgtgtatagtcagtgttggtgacactctgtgtatagtcagtgttggtgagattctgtgtatagtcagtgttggtgacACTCTGTGTACAGTCAGTGTTGGTGAGGTTCTGTATATTGTCAGTGTCGGTGAGATTCTGTatatagtcagtgttggtgaggctctgtgtacagtcagtgttggtgagattcTGTATATAGTCATTGTTGGTGAGGCTCtgtgtatagtcagtgttggtgaggtTCTGTGTATCGTCAGTGTTGGTGAGGTTCTGTGTATAGTCAGTGTTGATGAGATTCTGTATGTAGTCAGTGTTGGTGTGCCTCtgtgtatagtcagtgttggtgcGGCTCCGTatatagtcagtgttggtgagattctgtgtatagtcagtgttggtgagacgctgtgtatagtcagtgttggtgaggctCTGTATATTGTCAGTGTTGGTGAGACTCTGTGTGTCATCAGTGTAGGTGAGTCTCTGTATATTGTCAGTGTCGGTGA
This DNA window, taken from Heptranchias perlo isolate sHepPer1 chromosome 2, sHepPer1.hap1, whole genome shotgun sequence, encodes the following:
- the LOC137332417 gene encoding paternally-expressed gene 3 protein-like, with protein sequence MTIHRISPTLTTQSLTNTDSTQNLTNTDYTQSLTDTDNIQSLTNTDYTQSLTDTDNIQSLTNTDYTQSVTNTDYTQSLTNTDSTQNLTNTDDIQNRANTDYTQNLTDTDYTQSLTKTNYTQSLTKSDDTQSLTNTDYIPGLTNTDFKQSLTNTDYTQRLTNTDYTQNLTNTDYTQSLTNTDNIQSLTNTEYTQNLTDTDNIQRLTYTDDTQSLTNTDNIQSLTNTDYTQRLTNTDYTQNLTNTDYIRSRTNTDYTQRHTNTDYIQNLINTDYTQNLTNTDDTQNLTNTDYTQSLTNNDYIQNLTNTDCTQSLTNTDYIQNLTDTDNIQNLTNTDCTQSVTNTDYTQNLTNTDYTQSVTNTDYTQNLTNTDYIQSLTHTDDTQNLTNTDYIQSLTILTIHRASPKLTIYRASPTLTIHRVSPTLTTYRASPTLTIHKISPTLTIYRASPTLTNLINTDYAQSLTNSDYVQNLTNTDYIQSLINTDDTQSLNNTDNIQNLIHNDYTQNLTNTDYAQSLTNIDYKPNLTNTDYTQSLTNTDSIQSLTNTDYTPSLTNIDYIQNLTINDYTQNLSNTDYTRFSPTLTIYRIAPTLTIYRVSPTLTIHRASPTQIRNRVSPTLTMHRVSPTLTIHRISPTLTTHRVSPTLTISVSTTLTTHRVSPILTICRISPTLTTYRVSPILTIHSVSPTLTIHRTSPTLTIYRISPTLTIYRASPTLTIHRGTPTLTTYRISSTLTMHRASTTLTIHRTSPTLTIYRDSPTLTIHRTSPTLTIHRASPTLTIHSLTNTDYTQSLTKTNYTQSLTKSDDTQSLTNTDYIPGLTNTDFKQSVTNTDYTQSLTNTDYTQRLTNTDYTQNLTNTDYTQSLTNTDNIQSLTNTEYTQNLTDTDNIQRLTYTDDTQSLTNTDNIQSLSTTDFTQRLTNTDYTQNLTNTDYIRSRTNTDYTQRHTNTDYIQNLINTDYTQSLNNTDNIQRLTNTDYTQNLTNTDDTQNLTNTDYTQSLTNNDYIQNLTNTDCTQSLTNTDYTQSLTDTDNIQSLTNTDCTQSVTNTDYTQNLTNTDYTQSLTNTDSTQNLTNTDYTQSLTDTDNIQSLTNTDYTQSLTDTDYTQSVTNSDYTQSLTNTDSTQNLTNTDDIRNRANTDSTQNLTDTDDIQNRTNTDYTQNLTDTDYTQSLTKTNYTQSLTKSDDTQSLTNTDYIPGLTNTDFKQSVTNTDCTQSVTNTDYTQNLTNTDYIQSLTHTDDTQNLTNTDYIQSLTNTDCTQSLTNTDETQNLTNTDYIQSLTHIDDTQNLTNTDYIQSLTNTDYIQNLINTDYTLTNTDYTQSLTNTDYTQNVTNTDHTQSLTNTDDIQSLIHTDYKQSINNTEYTQRLTNTDETQSLTNTDYIQSHTNTDYIQNLINTDYTQSLNNTDNIQNLTHNDYIQNRTDTDNIQRLTNTDDTQSLTNAD